Genomic DNA from Kluyveromyces lactis strain NRRL Y-1140 chromosome C complete sequence:
TAATGGTGTGATCTTGTTGAATTTCATGTCTTTataattgaaaatttgaaagtCCCGGAAGTAAACAACTGTTTGAAGTGATTCTGTGGGGCAATTATCTCTTATAATATAACCGAATATGCAAATAAGTAGAACAACAAGATAAAGCACAGGCTATACGTGTTCTTAATAATGTTAAATGAGTGGACGAGACTTATTGTCTATAATAAGCTCAAAAAAATGAAGGCAGGTGTAGATAATGTCAACAGAGGACCAGTGAACTAGTGAGCGATTAAAGTTGGATAATTGGCTTATGAAGAATAAGATCAACAAGCAAAAGATGAACCGTGAAATGTAAACTTCTGAAAGACCCTGAGACCGGGCTTATTGAAGCATTAGAAATACCCATGAGTAACTATGAAATCCATCAGTATATATACTTTTTAACTGACATGGGGAGATATTTTACTCTTGCATACCCTCTTTAGCAACGCATGCATGGCTATCATTCTCCCCTGTAAAACAAAAAGCCTCCACGGTTTTTGGGTTGACCGTTCCTCTCATCTTTTCGCGGATTTCCTTTGTTTAATGTTAAATTCCAAAATAACATATCAAGTTTCGCGTATAAATGAAAGATCACgaaatttcaacattcaaaaaaaaaaaaaaaaaaaaaaaaatcaaacaaaaatgaaGCTTCTAACATTTGACATATAAAACCCAAATACTCATTGCCGTTCTTGTTTGGGTATTATCCTGAAATATCACGAATGCGACTTGTTGTTTCACATTAGCTTAACCGATACGCACACAGTTTTAaatttttttatcaatgtTTTTATTCTGGAtaaattgttgatgttcttgAAGTGAAAGCACAATCAGAGGGCTTGGACGGTAATATTTATGTGTACCATAGTTTCAACGAGTTGGTAGAAACTGGAATGCTGTTATTTTTAAATTTAAGAACAAAGATGTTGTGGAATCAAGAATGTTGTTGCCGTACGtaagcttttttttcttttctttactcttcttttttctaTACTATTGTTCCATACCGTTTATTCGAAACAGTTCTTGTGACATATATTCCATCACTCTCAATTAACGATTCTTGATCGAAATTGTCTACATTCTGAGCAGTAATATTCGTTGCTGGCAATTTGATAATAGTGTCAACGCAGAAACACTGGAAACAATTTAGAAGTAAGGGGAAAACGAACATGACCAAAAACACTTGCAGGTTAGGCCATGGATCGGACCAGCCAAGCACCCAGTTGGCCAACCATTCTGCGACATTTTCGAAATATAGAAGTATTAGAAACAAACACCCTTTCATTGAAGCTAAGCTAACGATGAAAACCGTCAACTGTTTCAAAAATGCTGAAAACAACGGTTCACGTTTCGCTGTAGAAGAATGagattctgattctgaGAAGTAATTGCCACTTTCGATATTCTCAATTCCTATAGCTGTCAGTATGTACTCGTAAAATGTGAGACAGCACCAAAGAATCGGTATTCCGACAGTGGTATCTAATAATAGGTTCAAAAAAAACCAGTCACATTCGTCCCCAGAGTCAGATCCACCATCCTTAGtcattaatttcaatcCGGCCctaaaaatgaaaataatagcaTCCTCAAGGGAATTACTTCCTTTAAGCACACTAATCAGTACATTCAAGAAATGTATGCTCAAAGCACCAAGGATTTGTTTTCCAACATCGTAGCACCAAACTACCCACGTTCTCTTGGGATGCTCTGATTGtcttttcaataataaCGAACATATTATCAGAAAGGCCATCAGCAGTTGTATGGCAATAGAAACTGGACCTAATAGCTTACATTCGTTGTCATTTTGCATAACGAAACAAGTTCCCTTAGTGAAGGCTTGTGTTGCCTCAGCTCCTACCCAATGGTTTTTATAGAACTCTTCAATTCTTAATCAAAGTCTGTCTCTTGTGAAAGGCTTCAAATCCAGCAGGTAAATTTTAAGGTTGCCATGCGCTAAGACATAAAATGTTTTGCCCGGGTAACTTAATAATTACCTATAAACATGGTATTTATTATACACATATGCGGTACCTTAAACTTATTGGAAACATTGATGAGCTATATCTTTGACTTCTTTAGGGATTGTAGAGCATTTAGAGGCTATGACCATGCCAGCAAGATACCTACCATTATTCCAGATTGCTTTTGCAGCTGTTTCCGTTGAGCTTTTGGTTGACAAAGATGCTTCAAGAAGCTTAAAAATTACATCTGAGTACTTGTCAAACACTTCATCTTGTTCGTCTGTTGGGGtttcatttatatatatgccCGTAGACCTTAATATATGAAATGTGGTGAATGGATCTTGCAACAAGTTGTCTAGAGTTATGTTTTTacaatattcaaatactttCTTGGCCAGCAGATCAACCGACAACGGGCTTTCAAGATCACGCTTTTTAGCTAATTTGTCAATGGCCTGACAAGATAATATTATTCCTCTATTAGATAGCACTTCAGTAAATCTTGGTACAGCAGCTATCATAGTTGTCAGGGTCTTTGCAGTTGACACGGCCAATAATTTTTGTAACAACATTTCTAATATTGGAGAGAGACCTTGATAGTAATTTGATTGATCATGGCAGATAACTAGTAGCTGACTTAACTGCGCCAATGTCTCGTTTGGAGTGAACATTATAATATCTGGTTTAAGTAACTTTCTCAACAAAGATAACAAACCTTGGAATTGTATGGGGTCTCGAATTGTTGTACTTGATTTGACAATAATGTCGTAAGATAGTTTTTTATTGATCTCATTTGCCTTCTGAGCATCAGAGACGTAATTGGAAATGACTATCAACGCTGATGCAGCGGCGTATGATGACTTATGACATTGTAGCAATTTGATGGAAATATCGACATCTTTCCCATTGGAGTAGGATTTATTACTAGAAACGTTAGCAATAGAAGAGAGTATCTCCCTATTAATGATCAACTGgttatcaaattcttttgaGCCTAGATTTTCGAGTGATGTTAATAGATTGTGTTGGAGGATAGAAGTGTTGACCTCATCGGAAAAATTGTAATCCTCAGGTTCAGAAGTCTTCAATATACAATGTGAGATATTATTGACCAAGCTGGGTAAAAATGtatcttcctcttcatcttcaacttcttcaatttgcGCATCATTTTTCGAAGTATCAATTTCTCCAGAATTGCAAACTGCTATATTGGAAGTGCTTTCAATGCATTTACAGACTTGAATTAAAACTTCAGAAAGGGAAACGAGCTGAACCAAAGATAAAAACTTCTTATGATCTACAAAGGAGCATAAGAGGTCAAAAGAAGTTCCGACAAGTAGGTTGTACTGTTCGTCTAGAAATACATTTTTCATAGAAAtaatcaatttgaaaagtgGGACAGCTACTCTTCTTGCTGCTCTTTCATAATAGGTATCGTTATCCATGGCCAAGTTAGAAATTAAAACAACTGTCCTCAATTGCAATTTAACAACGTAGTCTTCCTCGTCAAATAGACCAAGTATCCTGCCAGCGTAGTAGTCGATAAATTCGTTATGTTTGGTACAGTCGCCATTCCAAAATACCTCCCTATTAGCATCATTATCAACCAGGCAATTTGCAATGGATCTTACTAATTCTGAagagatttgaagaaattgtaTCCGTTTACTTGATTCTTGGAATGCATAATCCAAAAAGGAATTTAGTACCCTCAACAATTGACTTAATAGACCAGTTTCTCTAATAAGGTCTCTGTTTGATTCAGCACGTAGATGCACCGCtaattgttcaagaactGTAATATAACTTTGTAAAAAGACGTCCTGGACAGGAACATCCTTTGGATTAGCTGCATTGAGCAATGGTTGCAAACCAAATAGTATCTGCTCATATTCCATTTTTGGACAATGGACTATGGGCTTTAATCGTGGTTATCATTTTTATAAAGTGGACAGTCTCGCCAAGACCGCACTTTCAATGATCGATCTTTAAACATACAATTGCTGACTTTTTAAGATTCTACTCATAAATGTCAACAACACACATAGGTAAACAAGAAAGGTAAGGTCATAAAATAATACTGGTTTGACAACCCATGACTAGAATTCTCTCGAATATTATCTTGATTATGGCATGAGTTAACAGGACTCGGTAAGTGACCTTCTGTAATAGGTCAGATGACCTATTATTTCATACACATAATAATACTTTCGGTAGCTGCAAACACTTTTAAATAGTGAAAAATCGCAAAAGTTGAGCATTAGTAAAAGCATCGACTAATTGCTAAGAAACTAATAAGGTAAGTAATATATTTCACATAGTCCATCTATGAGAACATATCCGACGGCTTCAAGAAACTATGGCTAATAAAAGAAGGCCAAAGAAAGTAAAGCCTCCTTATAGAAAATATGTTGGCGGTGTTGGATTCACACACACTCAAGGGTTCAGTCAAATAgctgaagaaaatgacaCAACGAATATCCAAAAGTTTAATGAATTACAAATAAACGAAATACGTAATCCTTCTGATAGCGAGGAATCACGACTACAGGGAGATTCTGTCCGATCAGATGTAACTGATTACGGTGGTATGAAGCTTCCACTAGAAATATTTGACCTTACGATTTCTATGATGAGTCCGCAAGATATCAGGATGAACTTAGTGCTAGTGTGTCGAGCATGGTATCTTATATGCATACCAAAATTATATCGTACACCAAAGTTAACTAGTCGAAACTTTTTAAAGTTTGTGGAAACGGTATTGGCAGATAGGAAGAGAAAAACATGTGAGCACGTAGTTCATTTGGATTTATCTCCTATTATACAGAGTGGGAAGAATAGCTATGTGTCAAAAGTGCTACGACGTTGCTCTAAAAATTTGGTTTCATTTACAGCGCCACAGACTAGTTTTGGAATAGCTCCTTTGATCAGTCTTAAATCCTGCCAAAACCTTAAATACCTTGATTTAGGATTGGTATCAGAAACAGTCAAtttaaaagaattattcTTGGCGATCAAAAACTTCCATGAGTTAACACATTTATCGTTTCCAAGAAGTTCCATTCAATGTGACGGATATAGAGACTTCCAATGGCCCCCAAATTTACAATATTTGAAGCTCAGTGGTGGGATCACAAATGAGTTCGTGCAAGAAACGATATTTCCTAATACCATCAAAATCTTAGAGTTTTCATTTTGTCCCCAAATTAATGAACATTCAATATACACAGTATTGGCCAAAATTGGTGATAATTTGACACAACTATACTTCCATTATCCAATGCCAGCCTTAAAGGACAATTCCTTGGATCATGTATTCAGGTACTGTTCCAATTTAAAAGTACTACAACTAATGATAGATTATTGCACCAGATGGGTTTTCAGTGAATACTTCTTTACGCAATTACCATATCCTCGGCCGCTTAGAACCCTCATATTGGAATGTAGCGGCCACCTTGGTCAAACATTCAAAGTACATCCTGATGACTTAACTATAGCGATATGTGAGGGTAGATTGCC
This window encodes:
- a CDS encoding uncharacterized protein (similar to uniprot|Q12042 Saccharomyces cerevisiae YPL162C Hypothetical ORF); protein product: MQNDNECKLLGPVSIAIQLLMAFLIICSLLLKRQSEHPKRTWVVWCYDVGKQILGALSIHFLNVLISVLKGSNSLEDAIIFIFRAGLKLMTKDGGSDSGDECDWFFLNLLLDTTVGIPILWCCLTFYEYILTAIGIENIESGNYFSESESHSSTAKREPLFSAFLKQLTVFIVSLASMKGCLFLILLYFENVAEWLANWVLGWSDPWPNLQVFLVMFVFPLLLNCFQCFCVDTIIKLPATNITAQNVDNFDQESLIESDGIYVTRTVSNKRYGTIV
- the BEM4 gene encoding Bem4p (similar to uniprot|P39011 Saccharomyces cerevisiae YPL161C BEM4 Protein involved in establishment of cell polarity and bud emergence interacts with the Rho1p small GTP-binding protein and with the Rho-type GTPase Cdc42p) is translated as MEYEQILFGLQPLLNAANPKDVPVQDVFLQSYITVLEQLAVHLRAESNRDLIRETGLLSQLLRVLNSFLDYAFQESSKRIQFLQISSELVRSIANCLVDNDANREVFWNGDCTKHNEFIDYYAGRILGLFDEEDYVVKLQLRTVVLISNLAMDNDTYYERAARRVAVPLFKLIISMKNVFLDEQYNLLVGTSFDLLCSFVDHKKFLSLVQLVSLSEVLIQVCKCIESTSNIAVCNSGEIDTSKNDAQIEEVEDEEEDTFLPSLVNNISHCILKTSEPEDYNFSDEVNTSILQHNLLTSLENLGSKEFDNQLIINREILSSIANVSSNKSYSNGKDVDISIKLLQCHKSSYAAASALIVISNYVSDAQKANEINKKLSYDIIVKSSTTIRDPIQFQGLLSLLRKLLKPDIIMFTPNETLAQLSQLLVICHDQSNYYQGLSPILEMLLQKLLAVSTAKTLTTMIAAVPRFTEVLSNRGIILSCQAIDKLAKKRDLESPLSVDLLAKKVFEYCKNITLDNLLQDPFTTFHILRSTGIYINETPTDEQDEVFDKYSDVIFKLLEASLSTKSSTETAAKAIWNNGRYLAGMVIASKCSTIPKEVKDIAHQCFQ
- the PFU1 gene encoding Pfu1p (similar to uniprot|Q06640 Saccharomyces cerevisiae YDR306C Hypothetical ORF), which gives rise to MANKRRPKKVKPPYRKYVGGVGFTHTQGFSQIAEENDTTNIQKFNELQINEIRNPSDSEESRLQGDSVRSDVTDYGGMKLPLEIFDLTISMMSPQDIRMNLVLVCRAWYLICIPKLYRTPKLTSRNFLKFVETVLADRKRKTCEHVVHLDLSPIIQSGKNSYVSKVLRRCSKNLVSFTAPQTSFGIAPLISLKSCQNLKYLDLGLVSETVNLKELFLAIKNFHELTHLSFPRSSIQCDGYRDFQWPPNLQYLKLSGGITNEFVQETIFPNTIKILEFSFCPQINEHSIYTVLAKIGDNLTQLYFHYPMPALKDNSLDHVFRYCSNLKVLQLMIDYCTRWVFSEYFFTQLPYPRPLRTLILECSGHLGQTFKVHPDDLTIAICEGRLPCLKIIRISSRLGWDSQGDDVGDLVSSLEEENGGSMYITY